CTCGATCACCGGCCTGACCATCGCTGGCGGCACCACGGGCGAAGCGTTCAACACCTTCGCCAAGTCGCTGGGCCTGACCGAGACCGGCATCGTGGCCATGCGTGGCATCACGAACTACGGTTCGATCGCTTCGAGCATCACCGCCAAGGCGGGCGCCGTCACCCCGGCCGTGCCTGAGCCCTCCACCTACGCCCTGATGGGCCTGGGCCTGGTCGGCATCGCGGCTGTGGCCCGTCGCCGCGCCAAGTAATCCAGTTCCTGGATGAAGAAGGGGGGCGCGCGTGATGCCGCCCCCCAGAGCAGCCGCTCCGAGCGGCTGTTTTCTTCTCGACGCCTGAACGCTGTAGATATAACGGAGACCGCATGATCCGCCGTGGACGTTTTGCTCTGAACCTCTTTTCCCTGGCGTTCGCTGCCAGCCTGTCCGGCGGTGTGCAAGCGCAAGCGTCTGACCCCTATATTGCCAAACAGCTTTCGAGCGCGGTTCGCGGCAATTTGTTCATGCGCCTCGGCTACACAAGCATTTCAGTTCAAAACAAGTCCGGCGATGCGCGAGACATTACCGGCCCTGTTGTCACCATGGCGGACCTCGATGCCGCCGCAGCGCTCGGTGACAGCCTTCCCGCATCGGATCCGCTGAGCGCGTGGCAACTCAAGAGCAACATCGATGACGGAGTTACGCCGGGGAATTCTCCAGATGGGCCAGAGGCCATCTATTCCTCCTACATGGACCTGTTCCGGAGCGCGGTGGCTCAGGAGGGCGGAGGCTTGGGCACTCCCAAAGGCATCAAGGCCAAAGTCGGCAATTCGGCAACCGTGACCTTGAGCCTGGGGTACTGGCTGAGCGACGACCACACCTGGGTGGCGGAAGCCTACGTGCTCGCAGCGCCGTTGACGGTCAAGGCCTATGGCGACGGGGTGAATGTCAACGGCAAGCCAAATGGTCTTGCTGGCAAGGAAATAATCGAAACCAAGATGTTGCCTCCGCTGGCCGTCTTCGGTCGGTATTTTGGGAATCGCGAATCGCGCTTCCGCCCCTACCTCGGCGTGGGGGCTACCTATGCCGTGTTCTTCGACACTCGTACGACCAATGCCTACGAATCCTATGTGGGCGGCCGTTCAACTGCCAAGCTCAAGAATGCGTTCGGAGTAGGTCCGTTTGCCGGCTTAAAGTGGCAGATCGATGACGATTGGCATGTGAGCTTGGCGGTTGGTCAAGTAAAGATCAAGACGGAGGCCACGGTGACCAGCTATAACACTCAAATCAGGTCGGGCGATCGAGTTCTGGCTGATTACGTGACGACCGTGGGGGAGGCTATTAAGTTGGCTGAAGGTAGAACCGGCGCGGATCCACAATTCACAACCAAGCTAATGCAGCTGGTTGCTCGCAATCGAGGTGGGGCGGATCAAGGCACCTACGTCCGCAAGCAGGACCAATCGTTGACCAACACCATCTTCAACATCAGCATCGGTCGCAGCTTCTGATCTCAGGCGCTGCCCGAAGCCTGTCTCACGGCGCGCTGGGTGGCGCAGCGAGGTCGACCGTCGCAGCCGGATAACGCGTGGCCAGCCGCTCCAGATCCCGCGCGCTGTCGAGCCGAAGCAGCTCCGAAAACAGTTCACCCGAGACGCCGATCGGCCTGGCACCTGTTGAGCCGGGCGCAGGGTGGACCACCGGGAAGCTGGGCAGGCAGTCGGCCATCGCGTGCAGGCTGACTGCGGGCAGCGGCGCGCCGTTCAGTGGAAGCAGCAGCCAGCCTCCGGCCTGAGGGCTGGCCTCCACGCCGGCGCGAATGGCGCGCCCCAGCCACTGGCCTGGCCCTTCTTCGCCGTCATCCTCGATCGTCAGCACGTGATTGCCCGGCAGGATGGCTTGCGCGTGCGCGGCCATGCCAGGCGGCGTGACCACCAGAGCCGGCAGGCCGGTGGACAGGACGTTGTGCAGCGTCTGAGCCAGGGCCTGCGGGTCTCCGCTGGCTCCCGTGTTGCCGCGCGGGCCGGCTTCCGAAACCGGGCCGGCCAGAACGATGACGGTGGCGGAGGAGGTCATGGTGATTCGCGAGGGGTGGAAGTCCAGTTTGAGCCGGGTTGTTGCAGTGCACCACCGTGGCTTCACTTAGGTGCATACCCGTGCCGGATGGACTTGACGGGCGTCATCGCGCGGGCGCCGCAAAGTGCCCGATACTCGTGCCATGGACAAATCATCTCCTCACGATCTGGCGCAGATGCGCAAGAGCTATGAGCTGGCCGAACTCGATGAGGCGCAGGTTGCGCCCGAGCCCATCGACCAGTTCCATCGCTGGTTCGATGAAGCCGTTCGGGCCAAGGCCCTCGAGCCCAACGCCATGACCGTGGCCACGGTGGGCGCCGACGGTCGACCGTCGACCCGCGTGCTGCTGCTCAAGGGCGCCGACGCGCAGGGCCTCGTCTGGTTCACCAACTACGAAAGCCGCAAGGGCCACGAGCTCGCCGCCAACCCGTTTGCCGCCATGCAGTTCTTCTGGGGCGAGCTCGAGCGTGTCGTCCGCATCGAAGGGCGGGTCGAGCGGGTCAGCGACGAGGAATCCGACGCCTACTATGGCAGCCGGCCGTTGGGCTCGCGCATCGGTGCGTGGGTGTCACCGCAGAGCCGTGTGCTGACCTCGCGCAGCGAGCTCGAAGCAGCCTGGGCCCGGCAGCAAGCCGCCCTCGGCGACGATCCTCCGCGCCCGCCGCATTGGGGTGGCTACCGCCTCGTACCGGACCGCTGGGAGTTCTGGCAGGGGCGCCCGTCCCGTCTGCATGACCGCATCGTCTACCAGCGTCTGGCAGACGGAACGTGGCAGCGGCAGCGGCTGGCCCCCTGACCGGTCGCAAGGCGAACCGCCCCGGGGCGGCCGCCGCACCTCAGCCCTGCCTGAGCAGGTCGGGGAACAGGCGTCGGGACTTGTCCACCTTGGGGGCCACCACGAAGGCGCAGTAGCCCTGATGCGGGTGCTGCTCGAAATAGCGCTGGTGGTAGGCCTCGGCCGGGTGGTAATTGGACAGGGGCGCCACTTCGGTGACGATGGGGCGCTCGTAGATGCTGCTCATGGCCAGCTGCTCGATGAAGTCACGCGCGGTCTGAGCCTGCTGCGCGTCGTGCGTGTAGATCCCTGAGCGGTACTGCGTACCGACGTCGTTGCCTTGCCGGTTCAGCGTGGTCGGGTCGTGCACAGCAAAGAACACTTCCAGGAGCTGGCGGTAGCTGATCTGGGTTGGATCGAAGCGTACTCGCACGACTTCGGCGTGGCCGGTCTCGCCAGCGCAGACGGCCTCATAGGTGGGGGCTGGATCGTGCCCGTTGCTGTAGCCGGACTCGACCGCGACCACGCCGCGCAGGCCGAGAAACACGGCTTCGACACACCAGAAGCAGCCGCCAGCGAAGGTGGCTTCGGACAGCGTGGGGGCGGGCGGCGTCCCCGGTTGATGTGATTCCATGACCGGCTTCTCCTGCTTAGACTGCGGCCATTATCCGGCCCGGGCGTTCCCCTTGTCGCGAGGGTGTGTTCGAACGGTGCGACGCCTCCACGGCGGTATCCACGATGACAGAGCCGGTCGGTGAACCAGGCTCGGGAGGTGTGTTTTCCATGACGGACTGGGCTCTTTACAAACCGGTGCTGGCGGCTCTGGCCTTGCCGCCCGTGCCGTTTCTCTTGCTGGTGCTGGTGGGCGCGCGTTTGATCCTGCCGCGGCGTGGGCTGGGCTGGCTGCTGGTGCTGTTGGGCGTGGCCGGGCTGTGGTTCAGCAGTTGCGAGCAGACGGCGTTGTGGCTGCAGAACGGCGCGATGCGCCCCCCGCCCGCGCTGTTTGGTGCGGAGCAGGCCCGGCTGGCATCGCAAGGGCGCCTGTACGCGTCGCAGGCGCGTCGCGCGCCACGTGCCGCGCCAGTGGCGCCAGTGGCGCCACCGGCGGCCATCATCGTGCTCGGTGGGGGCCTCGAGCGGCTTGCGCCAGAGTACGGGGTGGCGGCCCTGTCGGTGGGCAGCGAGCGACGCCTCCACTATGGCGTCTGGCTGAGTCGACAGACGGGCCTGCCCCTCGGTTTCAGTGGGGGCGTGGGCTGGGCCCAGCAAGGCGGGCAGGTGGGGCCGGGTGAGGCCGAGGTGGCGGCCCGCGTGATCGAGCGCGACCATGGCATGCAACTGGTGTGGCAGGAGTCTGGCTCGTCGGACACGCGTGAGAACGCGGCCAGGACGATCGCCATGCTGGCGCCGCAGGGCGTGCAGGAGATCGTGCTCGTCACCGATGCGGTCCACATGCCCCGCGCTCAGCGCGCCTTCATCGAGGCCGCTCGCCGGGCGCTGGTGCAGAACCCGGGTTGGCCGATCATCCGCGTGACGCCCGCACCGGTCGCGTTCTGGCGCCGCGGCGAGCGCCCGGTGCTCGACTGGCTGCCTTCGCGTGACGGGATGGCGCATGTGCGCGAAGTCTCGCGCGAGTGGCTGGGTTGGCTGGCCGGCGCATGACGGAAATCGGCCGCCCCAAATGAGAAACCCCCGGACTAAGCCGGGGGCTGGAGCGGCGCGCGGGCCGTCCGAGGAAAGCACAGAGCGGATTGTCTGCACTTCCCAGAACGCAGTGACTGCGTTCTTTTGGGTGCCTGCATCAAGCAGGTGAAGTCAGATTACGCCCGGTGCGACAGCCACGCAAGCCCTTGTTACACATTGCAGCGCAGCGCGTGAGCTGGGTCTCGAACAGAGGCCGGTCAAGCCGCTTCAAGCGCGGCGCCCCGAGGCCAACACCGCCTCCACCAGTCCGTCCACGCGGCGTTGTACCGCCTCCGGCATGGTGATCGTGCGGCCCCATTCGCGGTGCGTCTCGCCAGGCCATTTGTTGGTGGCGTCCAGCCCCATCTTGCCGCCAAGACCACTCACCGGTGAGGCAAAGTCCAGGTAGTCGATCGGTGTGTTGTCCACCAGGGTCGTGTCGCGCACGGGGTCCATGCGGGTCGTCACGGCCCAGATCACTTCCTGCCAGTCACGGATGTTCACGTCGTCGTCCACCACGACGATGAACTTCGTGTACATGAACTGCCGCAGGAAGCTCCACAGCCCGAACATCAGGCGCTTGCCGTGCCCCGCATAGGCCTTCTTCATGCTGATGATGGCCATGCGGTAGCTGCAGCCCTCGGGCGGCAGGTAGAAGTCGACGATCTCCGGGAACTGCTTCTGCAGGATGGGCACGAAGACCTCGTTCAGCGCCACGCCCAGCACGGCGGGCTCGTCGGGCGGCTTGCCGGTGTAGGTCGAGTGGTAGACCGGGTTGTCGCGGTGGGTGATGCGGTTCACCTCGAACACGGGGAACCAGTCCTGCTCGTTGTAATACCCCGTGTGGTCGCCGAAGGGCCCCTCCAGAGCGTGCAGGTAGCCGCCCTTCTCCTTGAGGGGCACGCCGTGTTCGCTCACACCTTCGAAGCCGGCAGCAGCAGGGGGGATGTGGCCTTCCAGCACGAACTCGGCGGAGGCCGGCACCTGCAGGCGCGCCTCGCCTTCGCCCACGCCGGTGTCCACCACCTCGGTGCGGCTGCCGCGCAGCAGGCCCGCAAACTGGTATTCGCTCAACGAGTCCGGCACGGGCGTGACGGCACCCAGGATGGTGGCCGGGTCCGCGCCCAGCGCCACGGCGATCGGGAAGGGCTGGCCTGGGTTGGCCAGCGCGAATTCGCGAAAGTCGAGCGCGCCGCCGCGGTGGGTCAGCCAGCGCATGATGAGCTGGCGGCGGCCGATGAGCTGTTGTCGGTAGATGCCCAGGTTCTGCCTGCGACGTGGTTGCGGCACGCCTTGCGGCCCACGGGTCACGACCAGGCCCCAGGTCAGCAGCGGCGCGGCATCGTCGGGCCAGCAGTGCTGGATGGGCAGGGTGGTCAGGTCGACATCACTGCCTTCCAGCACCGCCTCCTGGCATGCCGCTCGCCGTACCGAAGCGGGCTTCATGTCCCACAGCGCTTTGGCCATCTGCAGCAGCTTGCCGGCGTCCTTCAGCCCGCGCGGGGGCTCGGGTTCCTTCAGGCTGGCCAGCACGCGCCCGATGTCGCGCAACTCGCTCACGTCCTGCGCGCCCATGCCCAGGGCCACCCGCCTTGGGGTGCCGAACAGGTTGGCCAGAACAGGAATGCGATAGGCCTGAGCCTGCCCCTGGCCCCCCCCCGGCCGAGTGGGCTGATCGAACCAGAGGGCGGGGCCGCCGGCACGCAGCACCCGGTCGCTCAGCGCCGTCATCTCCAGGTGAACGGAAACGGGGTCATGCACGCGACACAGTTCACCCTGGGCCTCGAGGCCCGCCACAAAGTCACGAAGATCGCGGTATTTCATCAGTCGGTGTTATAAGGATTGAATCCGTTATGCTTGACTGGTTATTACAGCGGTGCCTAGAATCCGCCTCCGTTGAACCCGGTGTCTGAATTCTCCGGGTTTCCCCTTGTGCCCCACTGCGGGGTGCAACGCTGCCAGCCCTGGCACACCCCTGCGGTCCACGTTGTTCGGACCGCCCTTCGTGATGGCGACCGCGCACTGCACAGCGCCGCCATCGTCCAGCCGGGGCCATTATCACTGCCGCTCGGGCGCGGCACGGTCTGGCCTTGAGCCTGACGCCGTCGTGTCCCGGGTGCCGGTGTGGAAAGGAGAAACATGACAGCGTTTGATCGTGCAGCGGATGGGCAGGAGCCCTCCGCATGGGTCGGGCCTCAGTGGTTGAAGTCCGTCCGTGCCGCCTCTGGTGGTGTGTCGGGTGCGTTGCGCCTGTTCTTGTCCGATGTGCTGGGCGGCCTGCGCCTGGTGAGTCACAACGCCCTGGCCATGCTGGGGCTGGCCGCGGTGGCGGTGGCCCTGTTCCTGTTCCATCGTCCCGAAGTGCGCCATGAACTGGAAGGTCGGGCGCTGAGCTGGCTCGTCGAGCGGGCCAATGTGCGCCTGGCGAACGCGACCGAGGGCGAGGCGGATGACGGCGCCGCTCTGGTCGAGCTGGCCGAGCCTGAGGCCATCCAGCGCGCCACGGCGGCCAATCCGGCCGAGCTCAATCGCCAGCAGGCCGCGGTGGCTTACTGGATTGCGCGCCGGTACAACGTGGCCCCCGAGCCCATCAGCCGCCTGGTCCAGGAGGCCTGGTCGGTGGGGCAGCGCATGGGGGTTGAGCCCACGCTGGTCCTGGCCGTGATGGCGGTGGAGTCCGGGTTCAACCCGTTCGCCCAGAGCCACGTCGGCGCCCAGGGGCTGATGCAGGTGATGACCGGCGTGCACCATGACAAGTACGCCATTTTCGGCGGCAAGAATGCGGCGTTCGACCCGGTGACCAACCTGCGGGTGGGCGTGCAAGTCTTGAAGGACTGCATCCGGCGTGCCGGCAGCCTGGAGGGCGGACTGAAGTATTACGTCGGCGCCGCCAACCTGGCCGATGACCGTGGATACGGCGCCAAGGTGCTCGCAGAGCAGACCTACCTGCGTCAGGTGGCCAATGGCCGCTCGGTGCCTGTGATGGCGCCGCTGCCCCAGGCCACGGTGCAGGCCGCCACCCCGGCCGCGTCGCCTGCGGTGACGGTGGTGCCGACGGCCGCCCCGGCCGGGGCCTCGGGCGTGGCGCCGGCCGCCAGCGACACCCCCGCGGTTCCGCATCGCCCAGAGCAGGTGGCCTTGCTGGTGCATTGACCCGACTGGCCGGCCCCCGGCTGGCGGGCTTGGCTGCCCTCCGCTACAATCAAACCCGCTGCGCAACTGGCGATACACGGCGGGTTTTTCGTTTCCAACAACGACCCGCCTGAGGTGGTGAACCACCGGGAAGCGCGGCCGGCTGGCTCGTAAGGGCCACGCCGATGTGCCGTTCGCCTGGGCAGCCCTCACGCCGACCACCAGCCCCGTCCGGGCCGGATCGGGCCGCGGGTCTTCAACTCCATGAAGAGGACTGCCAAGTCATGTTTGACCGCGCCAAGCACACCATCGCCAACGTCGATCCCGAACTGTTCGCCGCCATCCAGGCCGAGAACACCCGTCAGGAAGACCACATCGAGCTGATCGCCTCCGAGAACTACACCTCGCCGGCGGTGATGGAAGCCCAGGGCTCCCAGCTGACCAACAAGTACGCCGAAGGCTATCCCGGCAAGCGCTACTACGGTGGCTGCGAGCACGTCGACGTCGTCGAGCAACTGGCCATCGACCGCCTGAAGCAGCTGTTCGGCGCCGAATTCGCCAACGTCCAGCCGAACTCCGGCTCGCAGGCCAACCAGGCCGTGTTCTTCGGCCTGCTGCAACCCGGCGACACCATCATGGGCCTGAGCCTGGCTGAAGGCGGCCACCTGACCCACGGCATGCCGCTGAACATGTCGGGCAAGTGGTTCAAGGTGGTGTCGTACGGCCTGAACGCCCAGGAAGACATCGACTATGACGCGATGGAAGCCCTGGCCCGTGAGCACAAGCCCAAGCTGATCATTGCCGGTGCCTCGGCCTTCGCCCTGCGCATCGATTTCGAGCGTTTCGCCAAGATCGCCAAGGAAATCGGCGCCTACTTCATGGTGGACATGGCCCACTACGCTGGCCTGATCGCCGCGGGCGTCTACCCGAACCCGGTACCCCACGCCGACGTGGTCACCTCGACCACGCACAAGAGCCTGCGCGGCCCGCGCGGCGGCATCATCCTGATGCGCTCGGAAGAAATCGCCAAGAAGATCAACTCGGCCATCTTCCCCGGCATCCAGGGCGGCCCGCTGATGCACGTCATCGCCGGCAAGGCCGTTGCCTTCAAGGAAGCCATGTCGCCCGAGTTCAAGGCCTACCAGCAGCAGGTGGTGAAGAACGCCGCCGCGCTGGCTGAGACGCTCACGAAGCGCGGTCTGCGCATCGTTTCGGGCCGCACCGAGAGCCATGTGATGCTGGTCGACCTGCGCCCGAAGAACCTGACGGGCAAGGAAGCCGAAGCCATCCTGGGCGCCGCGCACATCACCTGCAACAAGAACGGCATCCCGAACGACCCGCAGAAGCCCATGGTCACCTCGGGCATCCGTCTGGGCTCGCCGGCCATGACCACCCGTGGTTTCAAGGAAGAGCAGGCCGTGGCCGTGGGCAACCTGATCGCCGACGTGCTGGACAACCCGCATGACGAGGCCACCATTGCCCGCGTGCGCGAGCAGGTGTCGGCCCTGACTCGCCAGTTCCCGGTCTACCGTTGAACCGCGCGCGCATGCGTGCCTGAATGAAAGCCCGGCGCGGACCGCGAGTCCCCGCCGGGTTTTTTGCATCCGACTGCCAGAAAGACCCATCCCGATGCGTTGCCCTTTTTGCGGACACCACGACACCCAGGTTGTGGAAACGCGTGACTCGGACGAAGGCGACTCCACCCGCCGGCGCCGCAGATGCCAGTCCTGCGACAAGCGCTTCACCACCTACGAGCGCGCCGAGATCGAGCTGCCGGCCATCGTCAAACGTGACGGTCGCCGTACCGACTTCGACCGTGCCAAGCTGAAGGCCTCGCTGATGCTGGCGCTGCGCAAGCGGCCGGTGGGCGCCGAATCCGTCGAGTCGGCCATCGAGGCCATCGAGGCCCGCTTGCGCCAGTCGGGCGACAAGGAGGTGACGTCGACGCAGCTCGGCGAGTGGGTGATGAAGGAGCTGCGCCGGCTGGACAAGGTGGCCTACGTGCGCTTTGCCTCGGTCTACCGCAGCTTCGACGACGTCAGCGAGTTCGTGGCCGCCATCAAGGAGACCGGGAAGAAACCTACCCCTTGAGTGAAGGGGCGGGGGCCTCATCCCGTCGTCTGCGGGCCCCCTGAGCGACAGACGGCATGCCGCGCCGGACGAGCGGCGTTGTGAACTTTGTCACGCCGGATATATTCGCTTGCATGAAAATGCAAGGGAAGGGGCGTCGCGAAATCGGGGTGACGCTGGTCGAACTGGTCATCACCGTCTCGGTGCTGTCCATCCTCGTGGCGGTGGCCGCGCCGGCTATCGGGCAGTTCGTGGCGCGCAGTGCCATGCAGGGACTGCAGAACGACTTCACCAGCGCGATGAACCGTGCGCGGCTGGATGCCATCAGCCGCAACACCTGCGTTTCCGTGTGCCCGCTGTCGAGCAGCACGGCCAACACCTGCGAGGCCACGGCCGCCAATCAGGGCAACTGGCATCAGGGCTGGATCACCTACGTCAACGCCGCCTGCGGCGCCGTCCCAGCCGGTGGGCCAGCCGCTGCCGACATCATCGCGGTGCGCGAACCGGGCGCTGCGCGCTACACCCTGATCGACCAGGGCGGCAGCCCGCCTGCACAACACACCTTCAGTGCCCGCGGCCTGTTGCGGTGGTCGGGCCGCACGCTGACGCTGGCCGACACCGGCCAGGCCGACAGCCCCCATGCCCGATGCCTGCGCCTGAGCATGCAGGGGCGTCTGATGGCCGAGATGCCTGCAAGCGGAGGAGGCTGCTGATGGCGCGATGGAGCACACCCGGCGGCCGTCGGCGGGCGATGCACGGTGCCACGCTGATCGAGGTGCTGGTGGCCTTGCTGATCGTGGCCCTGGGCATGGTGAGCATGGCGGCGCTGCAGTCTGCCACCCTGAAGTACCAGCGCGGATCCAGCCAGCGCGCGCTGTTGTCGGTGCTGCTGTCGGACTATGCCGAGCGTGTGCGCGCCAACCTCGATCAGGCCCCTGGGGTGGTGGCCGCATCGCCCTACCTGCATGCGGTGAACTGGTCGACCCAGGCGGCATCGGCGGTGAGTGCCGCGGCCCGCGATTGCGCGACGGAGACCTGCGATGCCGCGCAATTGGCGGCCTATGACATGGCGCAGTGGCGCGCCTCGGTGCGCCGCAGCCTGCCGCTGGGCG
This is a stretch of genomic DNA from Aquabacterium olei. It encodes these proteins:
- a CDS encoding OmpW/AlkL family protein; amino-acid sequence: MIRRGRFALNLFSLAFAASLSGGVQAQASDPYIAKQLSSAVRGNLFMRLGYTSISVQNKSGDARDITGPVVTMADLDAAAALGDSLPASDPLSAWQLKSNIDDGVTPGNSPDGPEAIYSSYMDLFRSAVAQEGGGLGTPKGIKAKVGNSATVTLSLGYWLSDDHTWVAEAYVLAAPLTVKAYGDGVNVNGKPNGLAGKEIIETKMLPPLAVFGRYFGNRESRFRPYLGVGATYAVFFDTRTTNAYESYVGGRSTAKLKNAFGVGPFAGLKWQIDDDWHVSLAVGQVKIKTEATVTSYNTQIRSGDRVLADYVTTVGEAIKLAEGRTGADPQFTTKLMQLVARNRGGADQGTYVRKQDQSLTNTIFNISIGRSF
- the pdxH gene encoding pyridoxamine 5'-phosphate oxidase; the encoded protein is MDKSSPHDLAQMRKSYELAELDEAQVAPEPIDQFHRWFDEAVRAKALEPNAMTVATVGADGRPSTRVLLLKGADAQGLVWFTNYESRKGHELAANPFAAMQFFWGELERVVRIEGRVERVSDEESDAYYGSRPLGSRIGAWVSPQSRVLTSRSELEAAWARQQAALGDDPPRPPHWGGYRLVPDRWEFWQGRPSRLHDRIVYQRLADGTWQRQRLAP
- the msrA gene encoding peptide-methionine (S)-S-oxide reductase MsrA, with amino-acid sequence MESHQPGTPPAPTLSEATFAGGCFWCVEAVFLGLRGVVAVESGYSNGHDPAPTYEAVCAGETGHAEVVRVRFDPTQISYRQLLEVFFAVHDPTTLNRQGNDVGTQYRSGIYTHDAQQAQTARDFIEQLAMSSIYERPIVTEVAPLSNYHPAEAYHQRYFEQHPHQGYCAFVVAPKVDKSRRLFPDLLRQG
- a CDS encoding YdcF family protein, producing MTDWALYKPVLAALALPPVPFLLLVLVGARLILPRRGLGWLLVLLGVAGLWFSSCEQTALWLQNGAMRPPPALFGAEQARLASQGRLYASQARRAPRAAPVAPVAPPAAIIVLGGGLERLAPEYGVAALSVGSERRLHYGVWLSRQTGLPLGFSGGVGWAQQGGQVGPGEAEVAARVIERDHGMQLVWQESGSSDTRENAARTIAMLAPQGVQEIVLVTDAVHMPRAQRAFIEAARRALVQNPGWPIIRVTPAPVAFWRRGERPVLDWLPSRDGMAHVREVSREWLGWLAGA
- a CDS encoding UbiD family decarboxylase, whose amino-acid sequence is MKYRDLRDFVAGLEAQGELCRVHDPVSVHLEMTALSDRVLRAGGPALWFDQPTRPGGGQGQAQAYRIPVLANLFGTPRRVALGMGAQDVSELRDIGRVLASLKEPEPPRGLKDAGKLLQMAKALWDMKPASVRRAACQEAVLEGSDVDLTTLPIQHCWPDDAAPLLTWGLVVTRGPQGVPQPRRRQNLGIYRQQLIGRRQLIMRWLTHRGGALDFREFALANPGQPFPIAVALGADPATILGAVTPVPDSLSEYQFAGLLRGSRTEVVDTGVGEGEARLQVPASAEFVLEGHIPPAAAGFEGVSEHGVPLKEKGGYLHALEGPFGDHTGYYNEQDWFPVFEVNRITHRDNPVYHSTYTGKPPDEPAVLGVALNEVFVPILQKQFPEIVDFYLPPEGCSYRMAIISMKKAYAGHGKRLMFGLWSFLRQFMYTKFIVVVDDDVNIRDWQEVIWAVTTRMDPVRDTTLVDNTPIDYLDFASPVSGLGGKMGLDATNKWPGETHREWGRTITMPEAVQRRVDGLVEAVLASGRRA
- a CDS encoding lytic transglycosylase domain-containing protein, whose product is MTAFDRAADGQEPSAWVGPQWLKSVRAASGGVSGALRLFLSDVLGGLRLVSHNALAMLGLAAVAVALFLFHRPEVRHELEGRALSWLVERANVRLANATEGEADDGAALVELAEPEAIQRATAANPAELNRQQAAVAYWIARRYNVAPEPISRLVQEAWSVGQRMGVEPTLVLAVMAVESGFNPFAQSHVGAQGLMQVMTGVHHDKYAIFGGKNAAFDPVTNLRVGVQVLKDCIRRAGSLEGGLKYYVGAANLADDRGYGAKVLAEQTYLRQVANGRSVPVMAPLPQATVQAATPAASPAVTVVPTAAPAGASGVAPAASDTPAVPHRPEQVALLVH
- the glyA gene encoding serine hydroxymethyltransferase, which produces MFDRAKHTIANVDPELFAAIQAENTRQEDHIELIASENYTSPAVMEAQGSQLTNKYAEGYPGKRYYGGCEHVDVVEQLAIDRLKQLFGAEFANVQPNSGSQANQAVFFGLLQPGDTIMGLSLAEGGHLTHGMPLNMSGKWFKVVSYGLNAQEDIDYDAMEALAREHKPKLIIAGASAFALRIDFERFAKIAKEIGAYFMVDMAHYAGLIAAGVYPNPVPHADVVTSTTHKSLRGPRGGIILMRSEEIAKKINSAIFPGIQGGPLMHVIAGKAVAFKEAMSPEFKAYQQQVVKNAAALAETLTKRGLRIVSGRTESHVMLVDLRPKNLTGKEAEAILGAAHITCNKNGIPNDPQKPMVTSGIRLGSPAMTTRGFKEEQAVAVGNLIADVLDNPHDEATIARVREQVSALTRQFPVYR
- the nrdR gene encoding transcriptional regulator NrdR; translated protein: MRCPFCGHHDTQVVETRDSDEGDSTRRRRRCQSCDKRFTTYERAEIELPAIVKRDGRRTDFDRAKLKASLMLALRKRPVGAESVESAIEAIEARLRQSGDKEVTSTQLGEWVMKELRRLDKVAYVRFASVYRSFDDVSEFVAAIKETGKKPTP
- a CDS encoding GspH/FimT family pseudopilin, whose amino-acid sequence is MKMQGKGRREIGVTLVELVITVSVLSILVAVAAPAIGQFVARSAMQGLQNDFTSAMNRARLDAISRNTCVSVCPLSSSTANTCEATAANQGNWHQGWITYVNAACGAVPAGGPAAADIIAVREPGAARYTLIDQGGSPPAQHTFSARGLLRWSGRTLTLADTGQADSPHARCLRLSMQGRLMAEMPASGGGC
- the pilV gene encoding type IV pilus modification protein PilV, coding for MARWSTPGGRRRAMHGATLIEVLVALLIVALGMVSMAALQSATLKYQRGSSQRALLSVLLSDYAERVRANLDQAPGVVAASPYLHAVNWSTQAASAVSAAARDCATETCDAAQLAAYDMAQWRASVRRSLPLGAVFVQGTAARGLTVTFMWADKELTGAGGTLGAAAASTAAAGEAALASASRCPAAAGAAVGVRCANFTVMP